From Variovorax sp. J2L1-78, the proteins below share one genomic window:
- a CDS encoding TonB-dependent receptor family protein: MALFAAALHAQDAAPTIENPPAGGTPSLRAVTVSTPRGATVPFDLPGSVDLVDRQQLRDGKLQVNLSESLGGVPGLQVQNRQNYAQDLQISVRGFGARSTFGLRGVRLYVDGIPATLPDGQGQSTNIDLGSADRVEVLRGPFSALYGNSSGGVIQVFTEDGEAPPRLGFSVAGGSFGSTRLGAKASGASGGIDYVLSASRFRTDGYRDHSAATRDIANGKLGVQLDDGSRLTLIANSVRIDAQDPLGLTQAQLEADPRAAPLATQYDTRKTVEQTQVGLLYERRIDADQDLRLMLYAGDRRTTQFQSIPPSAQASALSAGGVIDLQRRYAGFDARWTVRTALAGRPFELSTGLAYDSLHEQRRGYENFIGTGAAQQLGVQGALRRDERNEVGNVDPYVQARWDIAERWSLEAGLRQSTVRFDSDDRYQRGINGDDSGDARYRQLLPAAALRFAATRDLNLYVTGGRGFETPTLNELSYRPGNVGGLNFALQPSVNRSLEIGAKARVADGLFTAAVFQTRTDHEIVTATNSGGRATFQNAGRTQRDGVELSWLHETRNHWRTQLAYTWLDARYRDGFCSPAPCAGGNAVAPDNRIPGIAKQSFFASFGYAPPLGWRAGAELRALSRIAANDTNTASAPGYVVAALQAGYVQRWAGWEWNAFARVDNLFDRRTVGSVIVNESNARYFESAPGRNWTVGAGATYVF; this comes from the coding sequence ATGGCCTTGTTCGCCGCTGCGCTGCATGCGCAGGACGCTGCCCCCACGATCGAGAACCCGCCGGCCGGCGGCACGCCCAGCCTGCGTGCAGTCACCGTCTCCACGCCGCGCGGCGCCACCGTGCCCTTCGACCTGCCGGGCTCGGTCGACCTGGTCGACCGACAGCAGCTGCGCGACGGCAAGCTACAGGTCAACCTGTCGGAAAGCCTCGGTGGCGTGCCGGGCCTGCAGGTGCAGAACCGCCAGAACTACGCGCAGGACCTGCAGATCTCCGTCCGCGGCTTCGGCGCGCGCTCGACCTTCGGGCTGCGCGGCGTGCGGCTGTATGTCGACGGCATCCCCGCCACCTTGCCCGACGGGCAGGGCCAGAGCACCAACATCGACCTTGGCTCGGCCGACCGCGTCGAGGTGCTGCGCGGCCCGTTCTCGGCGCTGTACGGCAACTCGTCGGGCGGCGTGATCCAGGTCTTCACCGAAGACGGCGAGGCACCGCCGCGGCTCGGCTTCTCGGTGGCGGGCGGCAGCTTCGGTAGCACGCGCCTCGGCGCGAAGGCTTCGGGTGCGAGCGGCGGCATCGACTACGTGCTGAGCGCGAGCCGCTTTCGCACCGACGGTTATCGCGACCACAGCGCCGCCACGCGCGACATCGCCAACGGCAAGCTCGGCGTGCAGCTCGACGACGGCAGCCGGCTCACGCTCATCGCCAACAGCGTGCGCATCGATGCGCAGGACCCGCTGGGCCTCACGCAGGCGCAGCTGGAGGCCGACCCGCGCGCCGCGCCGCTCGCCACGCAGTACGACACGCGCAAGACGGTCGAGCAGACGCAGGTCGGCCTGCTCTACGAACGTCGCATCGACGCCGACCAGGACCTGCGGCTGATGCTGTACGCCGGCGACCGGCGGACCACGCAGTTCCAGTCGATCCCGCCCTCGGCGCAGGCGAGTGCCTTGAGCGCCGGCGGCGTGATCGACCTGCAGCGCCGCTACGCCGGCTTCGACGCGCGCTGGACGGTGCGCACCGCGCTGGCCGGCCGGCCCTTCGAACTGTCGACCGGCCTGGCCTACGACTCGCTGCACGAGCAGCGCCGCGGCTACGAGAACTTCATCGGCACCGGTGCGGCGCAGCAGCTGGGCGTGCAGGGCGCGCTGCGCCGCGATGAGCGCAACGAGGTCGGCAACGTCGACCCGTATGTGCAGGCGCGCTGGGACATCGCCGAGCGCTGGTCGCTCGAGGCCGGCCTGCGCCAGAGCACGGTGCGCTTCGACTCGGACGACCGCTACCAGCGCGGCATCAATGGGGACGACAGCGGCGACGCGCGCTACCGCCAGCTGCTGCCGGCGGCCGCGCTGCGCTTCGCGGCCACGCGCGACCTCAATCTTTATGTGACGGGCGGCCGCGGCTTCGAGACGCCGACGCTCAACGAACTCTCGTACCGGCCGGGCAACGTGGGCGGGCTCAATTTCGCGCTGCAACCCTCAGTGAATCGCAGTCTGGAAATCGGCGCGAAGGCGCGCGTGGCCGACGGCCTGTTCACCGCCGCGGTGTTCCAGACGCGCACCGACCACGAGATCGTGACCGCCACCAACAGCGGCGGCCGCGCCACTTTCCAGAATGCCGGCCGCACGCAGCGCGACGGCGTCGAGCTGTCGTGGCTGCACGAGACGCGCAACCACTGGCGCACGCAACTGGCCTACACCTGGCTCGACGCGCGCTACCGCGACGGCTTCTGCTCGCCGGCACCCTGCGCGGGCGGCAATGCGGTGGCGCCGGACAACCGCATCCCCGGCATCGCGAAGCAGTCCTTCTTCGCGTCCTTCGGCTACGCGCCGCCGCTCGGGTGGCGTGCCGGTGCCGAGCTGCGCGCGCTCAGTCGCATCGCGGCCAACGACACCAACACCGCGAGCGCGCCGGGCTACGTGGTGGCCGCTTTGCAGGCGGGCTATGTGCAGCGCTGGGCCGGCTGGGAATGGAACGCCTTCGCCCGCGTCGACAACCTGTTCGACCGCCGCACCGTCGGCTCGGTCATCGTCAACGAAAGCAACGCCCGCTACTTCGAGTCGGCCCCCGGCCGCAACTGGACGGTGGGGGCGGGGGCGACCTACGTTTTTTGA
- a CDS encoding TonB-dependent siderophore receptor gives MFQHTGRLASVSALNSIPPLANGRPRLHALAHASRSACLGAVAVWLVAGAVAPSSAFAQPAPASSQEARSFDIPAGPLEGVLNRLGRETGVLITFGSTVADGVSSRGVRGTHTVADALSQALAGTGLGAVRAAGGGYALQPLPSGAPSAASGSATNTLDEVRVTAAAEGPSEGTGAYTVRSTSTATRLGLSPRETPQSVSVITRQQMDDQALVSVPEILEKTPGVTVGRNDSERATFYARGFAIENLQFDGVPSTLDTSNQYTAAIGDSVIYDRIEIVKGATGLLTGAGYPSATINLVRKKPTAEFASNLSLGAGSWDRLRTTADFSGPLNASGSVRGRIVAAAQNANSYVDDYSRDTRNLYAVVEADLTPSTLLTVGVDHMETRADGATFGHLPLFYSDGTRTNFRRSLNPAARWSYWDNDSTNTFASLKHEFGGGWKLDVAASHLDQSKDVFYGSAYNGSVNRATGAGIRMLSGALPTQSKTDALNIALTGPFTLGGRTHELMLGAGYSRQHQEAQLHSSTYTAIPNYFAWDGNIAQPASQKRSDRDITTREKGLSAAVRLRPTDALSVILGARASWYDLRDESTSLAGVTTLSDELDINAKVVPYAGVVYDLDRTWSVYASHTDIFKPQTYYKDASDRAIAPLTGKSSEVGVKGEFLEKRLNTSLALFHIKQDNSAQYVGVNPATGDEIYTAVDGITSKGMELEMAGQITPSWNLAAGYTYSTSKKPQQPNVILSAVNTNQPKHLFKLNTSYRLPGAWSQLVVGGSLSWQSETYYQTSDANQWRATQAAYALVGLMARYEFDRHLSVSLNINNVFDKTYMPGLGSYGTGVYGDPRNALLTLNYKF, from the coding sequence TGCATGCACTGGCACACGCATCGCGAAGCGCCTGCCTCGGTGCCGTGGCCGTGTGGCTGGTGGCCGGCGCCGTCGCGCCGAGCAGCGCCTTCGCGCAGCCGGCCCCAGCAAGCAGCCAGGAAGCCCGCAGCTTCGACATCCCCGCCGGGCCGCTCGAAGGCGTGCTCAACCGCCTGGGCCGCGAGACCGGCGTGCTGATCACCTTCGGCTCGACGGTCGCCGACGGCGTGAGCAGCCGCGGCGTGCGCGGCACCCATACGGTCGCGGACGCGCTGTCGCAGGCGCTCGCCGGCACCGGCCTCGGCGCGGTGCGTGCGGCGGGTGGCGGCTACGCGCTGCAGCCGCTGCCGTCGGGCGCGCCATCGGCAGCGTCGGGGTCCGCGACGAACACCCTCGACGAAGTGCGGGTCACGGCCGCGGCCGAGGGCCCGTCGGAAGGCACCGGCGCCTACACCGTGCGCTCGACCAGCACCGCGACCCGCTTGGGGTTGTCGCCGCGCGAGACGCCGCAATCGGTCAGCGTCATCACGCGCCAGCAGATGGACGACCAGGCGCTGGTCAGCGTGCCCGAGATCCTCGAGAAGACACCGGGCGTGACCGTGGGGCGCAACGACAGCGAGCGCGCGACCTTCTACGCGCGCGGCTTCGCGATCGAGAACCTGCAGTTCGACGGCGTGCCCAGCACGCTCGACACGTCGAACCAGTACACCGCCGCCATCGGCGACAGCGTGATCTACGACCGCATCGAGATCGTCAAGGGGGCCACGGGCCTCCTGACCGGCGCGGGCTACCCCTCGGCGACGATCAATCTGGTGCGCAAGAAGCCGACGGCAGAGTTCGCCAGCAACCTGTCGCTCGGCGCGGGCTCGTGGGACCGCCTGCGCACCACCGCCGACTTCTCCGGTCCGCTCAACGCGAGCGGCAGCGTGCGTGGGCGCATCGTCGCCGCGGCGCAGAACGCGAACTCCTACGTCGACGACTACAGCCGCGACACGCGCAACCTCTACGCCGTCGTCGAAGCCGACCTGACGCCGAGCACGCTGCTGACGGTGGGCGTGGACCACATGGAGACGCGCGCCGACGGCGCCACCTTCGGCCACCTCCCGCTCTTCTACAGCGACGGCACGCGGACGAACTTCCGGCGTTCGCTCAATCCCGCGGCGCGCTGGTCGTACTGGGACAACGACAGCACCAACACCTTCGCCAGCCTCAAGCACGAGTTCGGCGGCGGCTGGAAGCTTGACGTGGCGGCCAGCCACCTCGACCAGTCGAAGGACGTGTTCTACGGCTCGGCCTACAACGGCAGCGTGAACCGCGCCACGGGCGCCGGCATCCGCATGCTGTCGGGCGCGCTGCCGACGCAGTCGAAGACCGACGCGCTCAACATCGCGCTGACCGGTCCGTTCACCCTCGGCGGCCGCACCCACGAACTGATGCTGGGTGCCGGCTACTCGCGCCAGCACCAGGAGGCGCAGCTGCACAGCTCGACCTACACGGCCATCCCCAACTACTTCGCGTGGGACGGAAACATCGCGCAGCCCGCGTCGCAGAAGCGCAGCGACCGCGATATCACCACGCGCGAGAAGGGTTTGTCGGCGGCGGTGCGGCTGCGGCCCACCGACGCGCTGTCCGTCATCCTCGGTGCGCGCGCGAGCTGGTACGACCTGCGCGATGAGAGCACCAGCCTGGCCGGCGTGACTACGCTGAGCGACGAACTCGACATCAACGCCAAGGTCGTGCCTTACGCCGGCGTCGTCTACGACCTCGACCGCACCTGGTCGGTGTACGCGAGCCACACCGACATCTTCAAGCCGCAGACCTACTACAAGGACGCGAGCGACCGGGCCATCGCGCCGCTCACCGGCAAGAGCTCCGAGGTTGGCGTGAAGGGCGAGTTCCTCGAGAAGCGGCTCAACACCAGCCTGGCGCTGTTCCACATCAAGCAGGACAACTCGGCGCAGTACGTGGGCGTCAACCCCGCCACCGGCGACGAGATCTACACCGCGGTCGACGGCATCACCAGCAAGGGCATGGAGCTCGAGATGGCCGGCCAGATCACGCCGTCGTGGAACTTGGCCGCGGGCTACACCTACAGCACGTCGAAGAAGCCGCAACAGCCGAACGTGATCCTGAGCGCGGTCAACACCAACCAGCCCAAGCACCTGTTCAAGCTCAACACCAGCTACCGCCTGCCGGGCGCATGGAGCCAGCTGGTGGTCGGCGGCTCGCTGTCGTGGCAGAGTGAAACCTACTACCAGACCTCCGACGCGAACCAGTGGCGCGCCACGCAGGCGGCCTACGCACTGGTCGGCCTCATGGCGCGCTACGAATTCGACCGCCACCTGAGCGTCTCGCTGAACATCAACAACGTGTTCGACAAGACCTACATGCCGGGCCTGGGTTCCTATGGCACCGGCGTGTACGGCGATCCGCGCAACGCGCTGCTGACGCTGAACTACAAGTTCTGA
- a CDS encoding LysR family transcriptional regulator, with the protein MNSDDLDFFALVADAGSISAAAMRAGCDASTISRRITQLEQSLNARLFSRSGRGVVLTPQGEVLIDHARQVGAVIASARAALSTLSRQGPARVRIAAQPTIAKVLFGALFHAIRGRYPDTQIHFTEGLASQILAELQAGDIDIAILYKPAYPGSLAYEPLLFEQLCLLTPADSEVTAEQLRARGLADIPLVLPSTHHGLRVLVQAMAARRGFTPQIVLESDSSIAITLDLVAKNCGCTVLPLAAAEAEIAAGRLRAFPLDGEDAERCIALVLGKTRTATADLWVLNELIRAVATQLVHAQTWPGARVAPREHPPPA; encoded by the coding sequence ATGAACTCCGACGATCTCGACTTCTTCGCCCTCGTTGCCGACGCCGGCAGCATTTCCGCCGCCGCGATGAGGGCGGGCTGCGACGCATCGACCATCAGCCGGCGCATCACGCAGTTGGAGCAATCGCTCAATGCGCGCCTGTTCAGCCGCAGCGGGCGCGGCGTCGTGCTCACGCCGCAGGGCGAGGTGCTGATCGACCACGCACGGCAGGTCGGCGCGGTGATCGCCTCGGCGCGCGCGGCGCTGAGTACCCTGAGCCGCCAAGGCCCGGCGCGCGTTCGCATCGCCGCCCAGCCGACCATTGCCAAGGTGCTGTTCGGCGCGCTCTTCCATGCCATCCGCGGGCGCTACCCCGACACGCAGATCCATTTCACCGAAGGCCTGGCGAGCCAGATATTGGCCGAGCTGCAGGCGGGTGACATCGACATCGCCATCCTCTACAAGCCGGCCTACCCGGGTAGCCTCGCCTACGAGCCCTTGCTGTTCGAACAGCTGTGTCTGCTCACGCCGGCCGACAGCGAGGTGACGGCCGAGCAGCTGCGCGCTCGGGGGCTGGCCGACATTCCCCTCGTGCTGCCCAGCACGCACCACGGCTTGCGGGTGCTGGTGCAGGCCATGGCCGCGCGGCGTGGCTTCACGCCGCAGATCGTGCTGGAGAGCGACAGCTCCATCGCCATCACGCTCGACCTGGTCGCGAAGAACTGCGGCTGCACGGTGCTCCCGCTGGCGGCGGCCGAAGCCGAGATCGCCGCGGGCCGGCTGCGCGCCTTTCCGCTCGACGGCGAGGACGCCGAGCGCTGCATCGCGCTGGTGCTCGGCAAGACCCGCACGGCCACGGCCGACCTGTGGGTGCTCAACGAACTGATCCGCGCGGTGGCCACACAGCTGGTGCACGCGCAGACCTGGCCCGGCGCGCGGGTCGCACCCCGCGAGCATCCGCCGCCGGCCTGA
- a CDS encoding thiamine pyrophosphate-binding protein → MTEKSLRNGGQILVEALLRNAVDTVYCVPGESYLPVLDALQGRTDIRTIVTRHEGAASNMADAHGKLSGRPGIAFVTRGPGATHAANGVHTARQDSTPMILFVGQVATNTMEREGFQEVDYRRVFGGLAKWATEIDSIERIPEVVSHAFACAMSGRKGPVVVALPEDVLFGLADVADAPPVRVSEAAPDDGALPELAQMLQAARHPLVIVGGTGWTEAAQQDLQTFVTRFNLPVAASFRRQDVLDNRDPHYVGQLGLGVSPALSEGLRQSDLLLVIGSRLSEVTSGGYELIASPRPVQRLVHVHADPMELGRVYQADLPINAAVTPMARRLAALPAPSGCEWTRWTEDARAAYVRHSTPVGRAEGQQGVEMSGVVAHLNQVLPDDAIITNGAGNYTVWVHRFYKYRTLGTELAPTNGAMGYGLPAAVAAKLAHPARTVVCFAGDGCFMMYPQELATAMQFGAAVIVLVVNNGMLGTIRMHQEREYPGRVSGTNLLNPDFVTFAQAFGAHAERVENDADFPAAFERARASGKAAVIELCTDPLQIGPQSRLAKR, encoded by the coding sequence ATGACCGAGAAATCCCTGCGAAACGGCGGCCAGATCCTGGTGGAGGCGCTGCTGCGCAACGCCGTTGACACCGTGTACTGCGTCCCCGGCGAAAGCTACCTGCCGGTGCTCGATGCGCTGCAGGGCCGCACCGACATCCGCACCATCGTCACGCGGCACGAAGGTGCCGCCTCGAACATGGCCGACGCCCACGGCAAGCTCTCCGGCCGACCGGGCATCGCCTTCGTCACGCGCGGGCCGGGGGCCACGCACGCGGCCAACGGCGTGCACACGGCCCGGCAGGACTCCACGCCGATGATCCTGTTCGTCGGCCAGGTGGCGACGAACACGATGGAGCGCGAGGGCTTCCAGGAGGTGGACTACCGGCGCGTCTTCGGCGGTCTGGCCAAGTGGGCGACCGAGATCGATTCGATCGAGCGCATCCCCGAAGTCGTCAGCCATGCCTTCGCCTGCGCCATGTCCGGCCGCAAGGGGCCGGTGGTGGTGGCGCTGCCCGAGGACGTGCTGTTCGGCCTGGCCGATGTGGCCGATGCGCCGCCCGTGCGCGTCTCGGAAGCGGCGCCCGACGACGGCGCCCTGCCCGAACTCGCGCAGATGCTGCAGGCCGCGCGCCACCCGCTCGTGATCGTCGGGGGCACCGGCTGGACCGAGGCCGCGCAGCAAGACCTCCAGACCTTCGTCACGCGCTTCAACCTGCCGGTGGCGGCCTCGTTCCGCCGCCAGGACGTGCTCGACAACCGCGACCCGCACTACGTCGGCCAGCTGGGCCTGGGCGTGTCGCCGGCGCTGAGCGAGGGTCTGCGCCAGTCGGACCTGCTGCTCGTCATCGGCAGCCGGCTGTCGGAAGTGACGTCCGGCGGCTACGAGCTCATCGCCAGCCCGCGGCCGGTGCAGCGCCTGGTCCATGTGCACGCCGACCCGATGGAGCTGGGCCGCGTCTACCAGGCCGACCTGCCGATCAACGCCGCGGTGACGCCGATGGCGCGGCGGCTCGCTGCGCTGCCCGCGCCCTCGGGTTGCGAATGGACCCGCTGGACCGAAGACGCCCGCGCCGCCTATGTTCGCCACAGCACGCCGGTGGGTCGCGCGGAAGGCCAGCAGGGCGTCGAGATGTCGGGCGTGGTGGCCCACCTCAACCAGGTGCTGCCCGACGACGCGATCATCACCAACGGCGCGGGCAACTACACCGTCTGGGTGCACCGCTTCTACAAGTACCGCACGCTCGGCACCGAACTGGCGCCCACCAACGGCGCCATGGGCTACGGCCTGCCCGCGGCGGTGGCGGCGAAGCTCGCGCATCCGGCGCGCACCGTGGTCTGCTTCGCGGGCGACGGCTGCTTCATGATGTACCCGCAGGAGCTGGCGACGGCCATGCAGTTCGGCGCGGCGGTGATCGTGCTGGTCGTCAACAACGGCATGCTCGGCACGATCCGCATGCACCAGGAACGCGAGTACCCCGGCCGGGTGTCGGGCACGAACCTGCTGAACCCGGACTTCGTGACTTTCGCGCAGGCCTTCGGTGCGCATGCGGAACGCGTGGAGAACGATGCCGACTTTCCGGCCGCGTTCGAACGCGCACGCGCATCGGGCAAGGCGGCCGTGATCGAGCTGTGCACCGATCCGCTGCAGATCGGCCCGCAGTCGCGCCTGGCGAAGCGCTGA